In a single window of the Luteibacter rhizovicinus DSM 16549 genome:
- a CDS encoding amino acid permease, whose protein sequence is MLKQLLAKKAPQAEPDDAHGPALRRTLGPWGLTALGIGAVIGGGIFVITGVAAADHAGPAIILSFILAAICSLFTALCYAEFASMIPVSGSAYSYAYATLGEGAAWFIGWNLVLEYGVSASAVAVSWTGYFVSLLDHVGIHIPPALTNAPLDYVDGRLVATGALFNLPAVGITLALTWLCYVGIRESTGINMAMVALKVALILIVIIVGAQHVDTANWHPFIPENQGGFKYGWSGVLRGAALVFFAYIGFEATSTAAQESKNPQRDMPIGTLASLAICTVLYIAMAAVLTGLVPFAQLGTDEPVVTAIRSHPELGWLRGVVEVGALIGLSSVVLVMIIAQPRIFMIMGRDGLLPKVFTTIHPKYRTPHLNTVITGVGIAILAAVFPLNVLGDLVSMGTLVAFCAVCGGVLILRFTAPELPRTFRVPWVWFTCIAGIVSCIGLLCFMNWYNWALMGIWTVVGMALYASYGYRHSRLRRVS, encoded by the coding sequence ATGCTCAAGCAGTTACTCGCCAAGAAAGCTCCCCAGGCCGAACCCGACGACGCGCACGGCCCCGCCCTGCGCCGGACACTCGGGCCGTGGGGCCTGACGGCATTGGGCATCGGCGCAGTGATCGGTGGCGGCATCTTCGTCATCACCGGTGTCGCCGCCGCCGACCATGCCGGCCCCGCCATCATCCTGTCGTTTATCCTCGCCGCGATCTGCAGCCTGTTCACCGCGCTGTGCTACGCCGAGTTCGCCTCGATGATCCCGGTCTCGGGCAGCGCGTATTCCTACGCCTACGCCACGCTCGGTGAAGGCGCTGCCTGGTTCATCGGCTGGAACCTGGTCCTCGAGTACGGTGTCTCCGCCTCCGCGGTTGCCGTCAGCTGGACCGGCTACTTCGTCAGCCTGCTGGATCACGTCGGCATCCATATTCCACCCGCGCTGACCAACGCACCGCTCGACTATGTCGACGGTCGCCTGGTCGCCACGGGCGCGCTGTTCAACCTGCCCGCCGTCGGCATCACGCTGGCGCTGACCTGGCTCTGCTACGTCGGGATCAGGGAATCCACCGGCATCAACATGGCCATGGTGGCACTGAAGGTCGCGCTGATCCTGATCGTGATCATCGTCGGCGCACAGCATGTCGACACGGCCAACTGGCATCCGTTCATTCCGGAAAACCAGGGTGGCTTCAAGTACGGCTGGTCCGGTGTACTGCGTGGCGCCGCGCTGGTGTTCTTCGCTTATATCGGCTTCGAGGCGACCTCGACCGCGGCGCAGGAATCGAAGAATCCGCAACGCGACATGCCCATCGGCACGCTGGCGTCGCTCGCGATCTGCACCGTGCTCTACATCGCCATGGCAGCCGTGCTGACGGGCCTCGTACCGTTCGCCCAGCTCGGCACCGATGAGCCGGTCGTGACCGCGATTCGCAGCCATCCGGAACTGGGCTGGTTGCGCGGCGTCGTCGAAGTCGGCGCGCTGATCGGCCTGTCGTCCGTCGTGCTTGTCATGATCATCGCGCAGCCGCGCATCTTCATGATCATGGGTCGCGATGGACTGCTGCCGAAAGTCTTCACGACGATCCATCCGAAGTACCGCACGCCTCACCTCAACACGGTGATCACCGGCGTCGGCATCGCGATCCTCGCTGCCGTGTTCCCGCTCAACGTCCTCGGCGATCTCGTATCGATGGGGACGCTGGTCGCGTTCTGCGCGGTGTGCGGCGGCGTGTTGATCCTGCGCTTTACCGCGCCGGAACTTCCGCGCACGTTCCGCGTGCCCTGGGTGTGGTTCACGTGCATCGCAGGCATCGTCAGTTGCATCGGCCTGCTCTGTTTCATGAACTGGTACAACTGGGCATTGATGGGCATCTGGACGGTCGTCGGCATGGCGCTTTACGCCTCGTACGGCTACCGCCACAGCCGCCTTCGACGGGTCTCGTAG
- a CDS encoding high-potential iron-sulfur protein — MSEHDKNIEGRRRFLKVAASGVAVAGVLGTLPRMAQAQDLPHLSPSDPTASALKYTEDGSKAAGKKTPGDACMNCNFYQGKAAAAWGPCQLFPGKAVASKGWCISHAVMI, encoded by the coding sequence ATGTCGGAACACGATAAGAATATTGAGGGGCGCCGCCGTTTCCTCAAGGTCGCCGCCAGCGGCGTCGCTGTTGCCGGCGTGCTCGGCACCTTGCCGCGCATGGCCCAGGCCCAGGATCTCCCGCACCTTTCGCCCTCCGATCCGACGGCTTCGGCCCTCAAGTACACCGAGGACGGCAGCAAGGCGGCCGGCAAGAAGACGCCCGGCGACGCCTGCATGAACTGCAACTTCTACCAGGGCAAGGCCGCAGCCGCCTGGGGCCCCTGCCAGCTGTTCCCGGGCAAGGCCGTGGCGAGCAAGGGCTGGTGTATCTCGCACGCTGTGATGATCTGA
- a CDS encoding methylthioribulose 1-phosphate dehydratase, whose amino-acid sequence MSKTLSHIDPALLAERADAIADAARELAAFGWTPATSSNFSMRLDDDLAAITISGRDKGRLGRDDIMVVDMDGKAVGSDNRPSAETGLHTQIYRRFPQANAVLHTHSRTQSVASRLFAAEGRVHLEGWELQKAISGYTTHESVLDIPVFPNTQHMPELEAQVDAWIDSGKPLYAYLINGHGIYTWGRDMAETRRHLEALEFLLGCELDLRRLSP is encoded by the coding sequence ATGTCGAAGACCTTGTCCCACATCGATCCCGCCCTGCTGGCCGAGCGCGCCGACGCCATCGCCGATGCCGCCCGCGAACTGGCCGCGTTTGGCTGGACGCCGGCGACCAGCAGCAATTTCTCGATGCGCCTCGACGACGACCTTGCCGCCATCACCATTTCGGGGCGTGACAAGGGCCGTCTCGGCCGCGACGACATCATGGTCGTGGACATGGACGGCAAGGCGGTCGGCTCGGACAACCGCCCGTCCGCCGAGACTGGCCTGCATACCCAGATCTACCGCCGCTTTCCGCAAGCCAACGCGGTACTGCATACCCACTCGCGCACGCAGAGCGTCGCATCGCGGCTCTTCGCTGCGGAAGGCCGCGTGCACCTGGAAGGCTGGGAACTGCAGAAGGCGATCTCCGGCTACACCACGCACGAAAGCGTGCTCGATATCCCCGTCTTCCCCAATACCCAGCACATGCCCGAACTGGAGGCCCAGGTCGACGCCTGGATCGACAGCGGCAAGCCGCTGTACGCCTATCTGATCAATGGCCACGGCATCTACACCTGGGGTCGCGACATGGCGGAAACCCGCCGCCATCTCGAGGCCCTGGAGTTCCTGCTGGGCTGCGAACTCGACCTGAGGAGGCTTTCCCCATGA
- a CDS encoding 1,2-dihydroxy-3-keto-5-methylthiopentene dioxygenase, with translation MSRLRIYDDNQHDTPVAVHTDHAAIATALNAVGVRFEQWEANQPIAPGATQDEVIEAYRADIDRLMAENGYRSVDVISLKPDNPDRATFRQKFLNEHTHSEDEVRFFVAGAGQFTLHIDGRVYEVLCEKGDLIGVPDGTPHWFDMSESPYFVAIRLFTNTEGWVASFTGEDIAERFPRMNPHPSAAETATS, from the coding sequence ATGAGCCGTCTGCGTATCTACGACGACAACCAGCACGACACCCCGGTGGCCGTGCATACCGACCACGCTGCCATCGCTACCGCCCTCAACGCGGTAGGCGTGCGCTTCGAACAGTGGGAGGCGAACCAGCCGATCGCGCCGGGCGCCACGCAGGACGAGGTCATCGAGGCCTATCGTGCGGACATCGATCGCCTGATGGCCGAGAACGGCTACCGGTCGGTCGACGTCATCAGCCTCAAGCCGGACAACCCGGACCGGGCGACCTTCCGCCAGAAGTTCCTCAACGAGCACACGCACAGCGAAGACGAAGTGCGCTTCTTCGTTGCTGGTGCCGGCCAGTTCACCCTGCATATCGACGGGCGTGTCTACGAGGTGCTGTGCGAAAAGGGCGACCTCATCGGCGTACCCGATGGCACACCGCACTGGTTCGACATGAGCGAATCGCCCTACTTCGTGGCCATCCGGCTGTTCACCAATACCGAGGGCTGGGTCGCGAGTTTCACCGGCGAGGACATCGCCGAGCGCTTCCCGCGCATGAACCCGCACCCGTCGGCGGCGGAAACCGCGACGTCCTGA
- a CDS encoding LysR substrate-binding domain-containing protein, with the protein MLLDLSALRALIAAVDLGGFGKAARYLHRTPGAISLQLRGLEERIGQPLFRKTGRTLALTWEGELLVGYARRLLALNDEAVLALGASGLQGALRFGMPQDFAQGGLTQALARFGRAHASLRVELRVDRSERLANAVMADELDLALTFGALPGHVTPPLAAMPVHWFAHPLLELAPGDPVPLLVLDPPCGFRKGAIEALDRSGRAWRLALTSGSVSALWAAAEAGLGVVPRTSLHVPASLKTASDAWGLPALPSADIHLIDRGAGAPEAVSHLAQVIREVVSELVRA; encoded by the coding sequence ATGCTTCTCGACCTTTCGGCGTTACGCGCCCTGATCGCTGCCGTGGATCTCGGCGGCTTCGGCAAGGCGGCGCGGTACCTGCATCGGACGCCCGGTGCGATCAGCCTGCAGCTTCGTGGCCTGGAAGAGAGGATCGGCCAGCCCCTGTTCCGCAAGACCGGACGAACCCTGGCGCTGACCTGGGAGGGCGAGTTGCTGGTGGGCTACGCGCGGCGGCTGCTCGCGCTCAACGACGAGGCGGTTCTCGCGCTCGGCGCTTCTGGCTTGCAGGGCGCGCTGCGCTTCGGCATGCCCCAGGACTTCGCGCAAGGCGGCCTGACCCAGGCCCTCGCGCGCTTTGGCCGCGCCCACGCATCGCTACGTGTGGAGCTTCGGGTCGACCGGAGCGAGCGGTTGGCGAATGCGGTGATGGCTGACGAGTTGGACCTCGCGCTGACCTTTGGCGCCTTGCCGGGACACGTCACCCCACCGCTTGCGGCCATGCCGGTGCATTGGTTTGCGCATCCCTTACTGGAGCTCGCGCCGGGCGACCCGGTTCCACTGCTCGTCCTCGATCCACCGTGTGGCTTTCGCAAGGGCGCGATCGAAGCCCTGGATCGTTCAGGTCGCGCGTGGCGACTCGCGCTGACCAGCGGGAGTGTCTCGGCGCTGTGGGCCGCCGCGGAGGCGGGACTCGGCGTGGTGCCACGGACGTCGCTGCATGTGCCGGCGTCGCTGAAGACGGCCAGCGACGCATGGGGTCTGCCGGCGCTGCCCTCGGCGGATATTCATCTGATCGATCGCGGCGCCGGTGCGCCGGAGGCTGTCAGCCACCTCGCGCAGGTCATCCGCGAGGTGGTGAGCGAGCTGGTTCGCGCCTGA
- a CDS encoding DUF4865 family protein yields MIAMQYRFDFPGSMDMATIHQRVVEKGPGFDGLAGLEQKAFLVSDAALGEPNRYAPFYLWRSATGMREFLLSDAFAAVCDAFGRPEVVTWTLLRSRQLDTSRPPAYATQETTPIAPGASTRSLRELALTAAYPRAGLHSSIVAIDPQGWRVTRVLLWHALPEPAAGVDTWHVPYLATRR; encoded by the coding sequence ATGATCGCGATGCAGTACCGTTTCGACTTCCCTGGGTCGATGGACATGGCCACCATCCACCAGCGCGTCGTCGAGAAAGGACCGGGATTCGATGGACTGGCTGGCCTGGAGCAGAAGGCCTTTCTCGTGTCGGACGCCGCGCTCGGTGAGCCGAACCGCTACGCGCCGTTCTATCTCTGGCGCTCGGCCACCGGCATGCGCGAGTTCCTGCTCTCCGATGCCTTCGCCGCGGTATGCGATGCGTTCGGGAGGCCCGAGGTCGTCACATGGACCCTGCTGCGCTCTCGCCAGCTCGACACGAGCCGGCCGCCGGCCTATGCGACCCAGGAGACGACGCCCATCGCTCCCGGCGCGAGCACCCGTTCACTACGCGAGCTGGCGTTGACCGCCGCGTATCCGCGCGCCGGACTCCACTCATCGATCGTCGCCATCGACCCGCAAGGCTGGCGGGTCACGCGGGTGCTGCTGTGGCACGCGCTCCCCGAACCGGCGGCGGGCGTCGATACCTGGCACGTCCCCTACCTGGCGACGCGTCGGTGA
- a CDS encoding nuclear transport factor 2 family protein: MKRLALGVTLSVALGAGLTFGLSATAAPVEATARPGGLGQHASTAADLAAIAAVLDRYTQCVTAGDEAGFRALLLDDDIPFSAIPPGRSVKAMTTANLSRYAGFRDAVFRSGQRFQQSFHHVRIAQDGPLAQASLDFVTRSGDGGSTGWKTLQLVKTAGGWKIASEFFTVRSLR, translated from the coding sequence GTGAAGCGCCTTGCTCTCGGCGTCACCCTTAGTGTTGCCCTTGGCGCCGGCCTCACCTTCGGCCTGTCGGCCACCGCCGCGCCGGTCGAGGCGACGGCGCGGCCGGGCGGCCTCGGCCAGCACGCCTCGACGGCAGCGGACCTGGCGGCGATCGCCGCCGTGCTCGACCGCTACACCCAATGCGTGACGGCAGGCGACGAAGCGGGCTTCCGGGCGCTTCTGCTGGACGACGACATTCCCTTCTCCGCGATCCCGCCGGGTCGCTCCGTGAAGGCGATGACCACGGCGAACCTTAGTCGGTATGCGGGTTTCCGCGACGCGGTGTTCCGTAGCGGGCAGCGTTTCCAGCAGAGCTTCCACCATGTGCGCATCGCGCAGGACGGTCCGCTGGCGCAGGCGTCGCTGGACTTCGTCACCCGTAGCGGTGACGGCGGCAGCACCGGTTGGAAGACCCTGCAACTGGTGAAGACAGCCGGCGGCTGGAAGATCGCCAGCGAGTTCTTCACCGTGCGCTCGCTGCGCTGA
- the mtnC gene encoding acireductone synthase, with protein sequence MSDIRAVLTDIEGTTSSIDFVKDVLFPYARKHLPAYVETHTDEAEVQHWLHEAAKEAGIVEAPRGEIIDLLIRWIDEDRKSTALKALQGLIWREGYESGVFTSHMYPEVPARLRAWHDQGLALYVYSSGSIAAQKLLFGFTEVGDLTPLFTDYFDTQTGHKRETDSYRKIADAIGLPPGQVLFLSDIKEELDAAREAGMRTIQLVRPPQALTDAGHPAVADFDAITP encoded by the coding sequence ATGTCCGATATCCGCGCCGTCCTCACCGACATCGAGGGCACCACCAGCTCGATCGACTTCGTCAAGGACGTGCTGTTCCCGTACGCCCGCAAGCATCTGCCTGCTTACGTCGAGACGCATACCGACGAAGCCGAAGTGCAGCACTGGCTTCACGAGGCGGCCAAGGAGGCTGGCATCGTCGAGGCCCCGCGTGGCGAGATTATCGACCTGCTGATCCGCTGGATCGACGAAGACCGCAAATCCACCGCATTGAAGGCCTTGCAGGGTCTGATCTGGCGCGAAGGCTACGAGTCCGGCGTCTTCACCTCCCACATGTATCCCGAGGTGCCTGCGCGCCTGCGCGCCTGGCACGACCAGGGCCTTGCGCTCTACGTGTATTCCTCGGGCTCGATCGCCGCGCAGAAACTGTTGTTCGGCTTCACCGAAGTGGGCGACCTCACGCCGCTCTTCACCGACTACTTCGACACCCAGACCGGGCACAAGCGCGAAACGGATTCGTACCGGAAGATCGCCGACGCCATCGGCCTGCCACCTGGCCAGGTGCTGTTCCTCTCCGACATCAAGGAGGAACTGGACGCCGCACGTGAGGCCGGCATGCGGACTATCCAGCTGGTGCGACCGCCGCAGGCGCTGACCGATGCCGGCCATCCTGCCGTGGCGGACTTCGATGCCATCACACCCTGA
- a CDS encoding C13 family peptidase gives MPSHPDSGRRTPIYVFAAFIAGALLTVGVLRSGSWPATASHEVAGTTTAQTPAPAGSIAPTKSAAAADPAVATSTASDDESAELDSGNWPNDAPTPEQVFTAQPEALRKAVGALAARTPGKTNVYALAFGGDGSEDVFRNEAEYVDSLVSKRFASPGHTLVLENNPATLTTRPLASWTNLEGAIDGLAKVMDPREDILVVYVATHGGSDHTLLVDMDPIPLDQLDPEGLAQILSRHAFRWKVVVVNACYSGGFIPKLSGPGSLVMTSARADRTSFGCGVDSDITYFGRAWLVDGLNATPDFVEAFGKAKAEIAAWETKDSLQASEPQIAIGNGIEAKLAAWRNSVKAGPAVPFEPAK, from the coding sequence ATGCCATCACACCCTGATTCGGGTCGGCGGACGCCGATCTATGTGTTTGCCGCGTTCATTGCCGGCGCGCTGCTTACCGTCGGTGTGCTGCGTTCGGGCTCCTGGCCGGCGACAGCGAGCCACGAGGTTGCCGGGACGACAACGGCCCAGACGCCGGCGCCTGCCGGCAGCATCGCTCCGACTAAGAGCGCTGCCGCTGCCGATCCTGCCGTCGCCACGAGCACGGCGAGCGACGACGAGTCGGCCGAGCTCGACTCGGGCAACTGGCCGAACGATGCACCCACGCCGGAGCAGGTCTTCACGGCCCAGCCCGAGGCCTTGCGCAAGGCGGTAGGCGCCCTGGCAGCGCGCACGCCCGGCAAGACCAACGTATACGCGCTGGCCTTCGGCGGCGACGGCTCGGAAGACGTCTTTCGCAACGAGGCGGAATACGTCGACAGCCTGGTCAGCAAGCGGTTCGCCAGTCCGGGCCATACGCTGGTGCTGGAGAACAATCCGGCGACGTTGACGACGCGGCCGCTCGCCAGCTGGACCAATCTCGAAGGCGCCATCGACGGCCTGGCCAAGGTCATGGATCCGCGCGAGGACATCCTCGTGGTCTACGTCGCTACGCACGGCGGCAGCGACCACACGTTGCTGGTGGACATGGACCCGATCCCGCTCGACCAGCTCGATCCGGAAGGCCTGGCTCAAATCCTTTCGAGGCACGCATTCCGCTGGAAGGTAGTTGTGGTGAACGCCTGCTATTCCGGCGGTTTCATCCCGAAGCTCAGTGGACCGGGCAGCCTGGTCATGACCTCGGCCCGCGCGGACCGGACATCGTTCGGCTGCGGTGTGGATTCCGACATCACCTATTTCGGTCGCGCGTGGCTCGTCGATGGACTGAATGCGACGCCGGATTTCGTCGAGGCTTTCGGCAAGGCGAAGGCTGAGATCGCGGCGTGGGAGACCAAGGATTCGCTGCAGGCCTCCGAACCGCAGATCGCCATCGGCAACGGGATCGAGGCCAAGCTGGCCGCGTGGCGCAACAGCGTGAAAGCCGGCCCTGCGGTGCCTTTCGAGCCCGCCAAGTAA
- a CDS encoding amidohydrolase — MQTLTVSLIQGATRWHDAAGNRDYYGKLVRRAAPSDLIVLPETFLSGFTNDTLANAETMDGISVAWMRELATEVNTTLTGSLVIREGDTVFNRLLWASPDGSLAYYDKRHLFRMAGEHTRYGGGTERLIVELKGWRILPQVCYDLRFPVWLRNGRREEAAGGMDYDLALFVANWPAPRRHPWRTLLRARAIENLAYVIGVNRVGVDGNDLPYAGDSAVIDPVGEALVELGTQEQVVTVVLDPAPLKVHRDRFPAWMDADRFALDTSA, encoded by the coding sequence GTGCAAACTCTGACCGTTTCCCTCATCCAGGGCGCGACGCGCTGGCACGACGCTGCCGGCAATCGCGATTACTACGGCAAGCTGGTGCGTCGTGCTGCGCCCAGCGATCTCATCGTGCTGCCGGAAACCTTCCTCTCGGGCTTCACCAACGATACGTTGGCAAATGCCGAAACGATGGACGGCATCAGCGTGGCCTGGATGCGCGAGCTGGCCACCGAAGTGAACACCACGCTCACCGGCAGCCTCGTCATTCGCGAAGGCGACACGGTATTCAATCGGTTGCTGTGGGCCTCGCCGGACGGTTCGCTGGCGTATTACGACAAGCGCCACCTGTTCCGCATGGCCGGCGAGCACACCCGCTACGGCGGCGGCACCGAGCGGCTCATCGTCGAGCTGAAGGGTTGGCGCATCCTGCCGCAGGTCTGCTACGACCTGCGCTTCCCGGTATGGCTGCGCAATGGCCGCCGCGAGGAAGCCGCTGGCGGCATGGATTACGACCTGGCCCTGTTCGTGGCCAACTGGCCGGCGCCGCGCCGTCATCCGTGGCGCACCTTGCTGCGTGCGCGTGCGATCGAGAACCTCGCCTATGTCATCGGGGTTAACCGTGTCGGCGTGGACGGCAACGACCTGCCGTATGCGGGCGACAGCGCGGTGATCGATCCGGTGGGCGAGGCGCTGGTGGAACTGGGTACGCAGGAGCAGGTCGTCACGGTCGTGCTGGATCCCGCGCCGCTGAAGGTCCACCGCGACCGCTTCCCGGCATGGATGGACGCCGATCGCTTCGCGCTAGACACCTCCGCCTGA
- a CDS encoding pyridoxal phosphate-dependent aminotransferase has product MQLETKLPKVGTTIFSVMSQLALEHKAVNLGQGFPDFEPPAPLREAITRAMAEGKNQYAPGIGIPKLREQIAAKTERLYGHRVSPDTEVTVTSGATEALFSAIAAVVRAGEEVIVFDPCYDSYEPAIELQGATAVHIPLTLPTFAIDWQRVRDAVTPKTRMILINSPHNPSGAVLSRADLDELAAIVRDTSIVVLSDEVYEHIVFDGAEHQSVLRHEELATRSIVVSSFGKTYHCTGWKVGYAIAPKALTAEFRKVHQYLTFCTFNPAQWAFAEFLESTPEHYLELPAFYQAKRDRFRKLIAPSRLKLLDVPGGYFQLVDYSAIRDLDDINFSEWLVREGGVAAIPLSPFYESAPDTRLVRLCFAKNDATMEAAAELLCKL; this is encoded by the coding sequence ATGCAGCTCGAAACCAAGCTTCCCAAGGTCGGCACGACCATCTTCAGCGTCATGAGCCAGCTTGCGCTGGAACACAAGGCGGTCAACCTGGGCCAGGGTTTTCCTGATTTCGAGCCGCCGGCGCCGTTGCGCGAAGCGATCACGCGAGCCATGGCCGAGGGCAAGAACCAGTACGCCCCGGGCATCGGCATCCCCAAGCTGCGCGAACAGATCGCCGCGAAAACCGAGCGCCTGTACGGCCATCGGGTGAGTCCGGACACCGAGGTCACGGTCACCTCCGGTGCGACCGAAGCCTTGTTCTCCGCCATCGCCGCCGTGGTGAGGGCAGGGGAGGAAGTCATCGTTTTCGACCCTTGCTACGACAGCTACGAGCCCGCGATCGAACTGCAGGGCGCGACCGCGGTGCATATTCCGCTGACGCTGCCCACCTTTGCGATCGACTGGCAGCGCGTACGCGACGCCGTGACGCCGAAGACGCGCATGATCCTGATCAATTCGCCGCACAACCCGTCCGGTGCCGTGCTGTCGCGTGCGGATCTGGATGAGCTCGCCGCCATCGTGCGCGACACCAGCATCGTGGTGCTGTCCGACGAGGTCTACGAGCACATCGTGTTCGACGGCGCGGAGCACCAGAGCGTGCTGCGTCATGAGGAACTGGCCACGCGCAGCATCGTGGTTTCGTCGTTCGGCAAGACCTATCACTGCACCGGCTGGAAGGTCGGTTACGCCATCGCGCCCAAGGCGCTCACGGCCGAGTTCCGCAAGGTGCACCAGTACCTGACCTTCTGCACGTTCAATCCCGCGCAGTGGGCGTTCGCCGAATTCCTCGAGTCGACGCCGGAGCATTACCTTGAATTGCCCGCGTTCTACCAGGCCAAGCGTGACCGCTTCCGTAAGCTGATCGCGCCGTCGCGGTTGAAGCTGCTCGACGTTCCGGGCGGCTATTTCCAGCTCGTCGACTACAGCGCGATCCGCGATCTGGACGATATCAACTTCAGCGAGTGGCTCGTCCGCGAAGGCGGCGTCGCCGCGATTCCGCTGAGCCCGTTCTACGAAAGCGCGCCGGACACGCGGCTGGTCCGGCTGTGCTTCGCCAAGAACGACGCCACCATGGAAGCCGCCGCGGAGCTGCTGTGCAAACTCTGA
- a CDS encoding LysR substrate-binding domain-containing protein, which yields MDGALQDLNDLYFFASVVEHGGFSAAGRALGIPKSRLSKRIAQLEDRLGVRLLQRTTRRFVVTEIGERFYAHCRAVLEEARAAQDAVDELRTEPRGIVRVSCPVSLAQNVLGPMLPAFLLEHPKVQVRVTATNRRVDVIGEAFDVAIRVREKLDTDATLVLRSIGFARNLLVASPKFLDSNGRPKTLDELAALPALSMYEHEGAQVWELVDSNGKKAAVEVKPRLVSGDFTVLIAAAVQCCGVALLPEDYCGPLISSGQLEWVLPEYTTAQGTLHFVYPSRRGLLPAIRSFVDFLADRLPKAQAEFHKDCDKVAADPSKAAAITMARMLGSSPSATFGRPNE from the coding sequence ATGGACGGCGCGCTGCAGGACCTTAACGATCTCTACTTCTTCGCCTCCGTGGTCGAACACGGCGGGTTCTCGGCGGCGGGCCGCGCCCTGGGTATCCCCAAGTCCCGCCTCAGCAAGCGTATCGCCCAGCTCGAGGATCGCCTCGGGGTCCGGCTGCTGCAGCGGACGACGCGCCGTTTCGTCGTCACTGAGATCGGCGAACGCTTCTACGCGCACTGCCGCGCCGTGCTGGAAGAGGCGCGCGCCGCGCAGGACGCCGTGGACGAGTTGCGCACCGAGCCCCGTGGCATCGTCCGGGTGAGTTGCCCGGTCTCGCTTGCCCAGAACGTCCTTGGTCCGATGTTGCCGGCCTTCCTGCTCGAGCATCCCAAGGTGCAGGTGCGTGTCACCGCGACCAATCGCCGTGTCGACGTCATCGGCGAGGCCTTCGACGTGGCGATCCGCGTGCGCGAGAAGCTCGATACGGACGCCACCCTGGTTCTGCGCAGCATCGGCTTTGCGCGCAACCTGCTGGTCGCCAGCCCGAAATTCCTCGATAGCAACGGACGCCCGAAGACGCTGGACGAACTGGCGGCGCTGCCCGCCCTGTCCATGTACGAGCACGAAGGCGCCCAGGTCTGGGAGCTGGTCGATTCCAACGGCAAGAAGGCGGCGGTCGAGGTCAAGCCGCGCCTGGTCAGTGGCGATTTCACGGTGCTGATCGCCGCTGCCGTGCAATGTTGCGGTGTCGCGCTGTTGCCCGAGGATTATTGCGGCCCGTTGATCTCCAGCGGTCAGCTGGAGTGGGTCCTGCCCGAATACACCACGGCCCAGGGCACCCTCCACTTCGTCTATCCGAGCCGCCGGGGCTTGCTGCCGGCCATCCGCAGCTTCGTCGACTTCCTTGCCGATCGCCTGCCCAAGGCGCAGGCCGAGTTTCACAAGGACTGCGACAAGGTCGCTGCCGACCCCAGCAAGGCAGCAGCGATCACCATGGCCCGCATGTTAGGATCGAGCCCTTCGGCCACGTTTGGCCGTCCAAACGAGTAA
- a CDS encoding FMN-dependent NADH-azoreductase — protein sequence MKLLHLDASALGAYSVSRGLTAAIVAEFVQNHPGVDVTYRDLHAAPLGHWGLPAGENDPVAAENAAVLEEFLAADVVVIGSPMYNFSITSSLKAWIDRITVAGKTFQYTANGPEGLAGGKRVIIASSRGGVYSQGAPAAGMDFQEPYLRAIFGFLGVTDIEFVRAEGVAMSDDHKAQAVGGAIASIGSVIRKAA from the coding sequence ATGAAACTCCTGCATCTCGATGCCAGCGCGCTCGGCGCCTACTCCGTTTCCCGCGGCCTGACGGCGGCGATCGTGGCGGAGTTCGTCCAGAACCATCCGGGCGTCGACGTCACCTACCGTGACCTCCATGCCGCCCCGCTCGGCCACTGGGGCCTGCCGGCCGGCGAGAACGATCCGGTTGCCGCCGAAAACGCCGCCGTACTCGAGGAGTTTCTTGCCGCCGACGTGGTCGTCATCGGCTCGCCGATGTACAACTTCAGCATCACCAGTTCGCTGAAGGCCTGGATCGACCGCATCACGGTCGCCGGCAAGACCTTCCAGTACACCGCGAACGGCCCGGAAGGTCTGGCAGGCGGCAAGCGCGTGATCATTGCGTCGTCGCGTGGTGGCGTCTACAGCCAGGGAGCTCCAGCCGCTGGCATGGACTTCCAGGAGCCCTACCTGCGTGCGATCTTCGGCTTCCTTGGTGTCACCGACATCGAATTCGTCCGCGCCGAGGGCGTGGCCATGAGCGACGACCACAAGGCCCAGGCCGTCGGTGGTGCGATCGCTTCGATCGGCAGCGTTATCCGCAAGGCAGCGTGA